CCCGGCGAACTGGTCGGCCCGGATGCGCATCTTGAACCACTCGATAGGCTGTCGGCGCGCGCGTTCGAGCAGCGCGTCGTAGAGCGCCGCGCCAATCCCCTGCCGGCGGGTGCCGGTATGCACGCCAACGGCCACGCGTACCGTGCGCGGGTCGAGGCTATCGGCGTACTGCGTGTAGGACGCATAACCGACCACTTGCCCGCCATCCTCGGCTACGAGCACCGCGTGCAGGAGACCCGCCCCACGGGCGGCGTCTTGGCGCGCCAGCCCCTCGGCGCTGACCGGCTGATCGGGGCGGTTGCCGGTCATGATCGAGGCGATTGCAGGATAGTCGGCGGGTGTCGCGGGTCGGATGCGCATGAGATGTCCTGATGATCTGCTCGGGGCGCGGTCCTGTGAACAACGGTCCTGCACCTATGATGCACAGTGTACCAGTTTCGGCGCTCCTCAAGGCCGACGTGCAATAGATGCGTGCTACAATGCGTTCACCGCCCGGGGGGGACTATGGAAGACACGTTCGCGTTCATCATTCATCCCATCCAGATCAAGCGTGATGTCGAACGCAAGTATCCGCTGTTGGGCAAGATTCTGACCGAACGGCAGATCAACTTCTTCTCGCGCTTCTTCCCGCCGGTCTACCTCAGCGAAATGCGCGGGATCGTCAGCGCAGACACCGGCAAAGCCGTGCGCGGGTGGCTGATCGCCGCACCGTATACCCCGCCAACGATGCTCGCCCTGCCTGTCGAAGCCGTCTACAAGAAGATTGTCGCGTGCGGCCACATGGCCGAGTCATTGGGCGCCAAACTGCTCGGGCTGGGGGCGTTCACGTCGGTCGTCGGCGACGCAGGCCGCACCATCGCCGACCGGCTCGAGATTCCAGTCACGACCGGCGACAGCTACACCATCGCCGTCGCCGTCGAGGCGCTCAACGACGCGGGCCGGGTCATGGGGCACGACATCGCCCATTCGACCGTCGCGGTCGTCGGCGCGACCGGCGCCATCGGCAAAACGTGCGCGGAGATCATCGCCCGCACCGCCGGCGAGCTGATCCTCGTCGGCCGGCGTGAGGACGCCCTGCGCGCCGTGGCCGAGCGGTGCGTAGGGCCGGGAGCGGTGCGTGTCAGCACCGACATGCACGCGATCTACCCCGCCGACCTGATCCTGACCGTGACCAGCGCTGTTCACGCCGTGATCGAGCCGCAGCACCTCAAGCCCGGGGCCGTCGTCTGCGATGTCGCCCGCCCGCGCGACGTCTCCAAGCAGGTCGCCGCCGTGCGCGACGATGTGCTGGTGATCGAAGGCGGCATGATCGACGTGCCGGGGCCGGTCGATTTTGGTTTCGACTTCGGCTTCCCGCCGGGCAAAGCGTACGCCTGCATGGCAGAGACTATCGCGTTGGCGCTCGAAGGCCGCTTCGAGGACTACACCATCGGCAAGGACATCAGCGCCGAGCAGGCCGACGAGATTGCCGCCATCGCCAAACGGCACGGCTTCAAGCTCGCCGGGTTCCGCAGCTTTGAGCGCGCCGTCAGTGACGAGTCCATCGCCGAAGTGCGCTCCCGCGCAGAGGTCAACCGCCGCAGTTGGTCGCCGGCGTAGCATGTTGGGGCGCTGCCCCACACCCCGCCAGAAGGCTTTCGCCCTCTGGACTCCCTTATCCGCAGTAACGTGGTCAAGGGGTGCAAACCCCTTGTGCAGGCCAGACCGCTGCGCGCCGAACTGTAAGCCGTGCTACGATCATTGTGGGCAGGCGTGATACTGATCGGCGATGAGGAGCGGATCATGGCAGAGAAGACGGCGATCGTCATCGGGGCGAGCATGGCCGGGCTGTTGGCCGCACGCGTGCTGTCAGATCATTTCGACCGGGTGGTGGTGGTCGAACGTGACACGCTGCCCGACGGGCCGGACATTCGGGGAGGTGTGCCGCAGGCGCGGCACGTCCACGCCTTGCTGGTACAGGGCCAGCATCTGCTTGAGGAGTTCTTCCCCGGCCTGTCCGACGAATTGACCGAAAGCGGCGCGCCGCGCTTCACGTGGTGCCGTGATACGTGCTACTTTACCCCCGGTGGGTGGATCAAGCGGTTCGACAGCAAGATTCAGACCAACATGATCCGGCGTGTCGAGCTTGAACACCGTATCCGCCAGCACGTCGGCACACGCCCCAACGTGTCGTTCCTCACCGGCCGCGACGTGCGCGGGCTGGTCGCCACCGACGACAAATCGCGCGTTACCGGCATCGATGTCTCGGTGCGCGGCACGCAGGATGTCGAACAGCACAGCGCCGATCTTGTTGTCGACTGCAGCGGGCGCGGCAGTAAAGCGCCGGAGTGGCTCACCGCGCTCGGATATGATGCCCCGCGCGAGACGGCGGTCAAGTCGCATGTCGGGTATGCGACGCGCATGTACAAAAAACCTGCCGACGCCCCCGATTGGACCGTGCTGTTCATCAACGCCCGCAGCGCCGAAGGCAATCCGCGCGGCGCGGCGATCTTCGACGTCGGCCACGGCGAATGGATGGTCTCGCTGGGCGGGCTGAACAAGGAGTATCCGCCTACCGACGAGGAAGGCTTCATGGCGTTCGCCCGCAAGCTGCCCTCGCCCACGATTGCCGAAGCGATCGCACGTGCCGAGCCGACCAGCGGGATTGTCGGCTATCGCATCGAAGGCAGCCGCCTGCGGCACTACGATCAGCTCGCCCGCCGGCCGGAAGGGTTTGTCGCGATGGGCGATGCGGTCTGCTCCTTCAATCCGATCTACGGGCAGGGCATCACAGTTGCGGCGCTCGAAGCGCGCGAGCTTGACGCGGTTCTCCGCAAGCACGGCACGGCCGACCTGACCGGATTTGCCGGCGTGTTCCAGAAGCAAATCGCCAAAACGCTCGCTAACGCGTGGGTGCTGGCAACCGGCGAAGACCTGCGCTTTCCCGGCACCGAAGGCGACCGGCCCGGCTTCGCCGCACGGCTGATCCAACGTTACGTCGACCAGTACGCTCGGGTCTCGTTCAACGACGAACTGCTCACGCTCACGTTCATCAAGGTGCTCAACCTCGCCGCGCCGCCGACTACCCTGTTCGCCCCGCAC
The sequence above is a segment of the Candidatus Flexicrinis affinis genome. Coding sequences within it:
- a CDS encoding 2-polyprenyl-6-methoxyphenol hydroxylase-like oxidoreductase, giving the protein MAEKTAIVIGASMAGLLAARVLSDHFDRVVVVERDTLPDGPDIRGGVPQARHVHALLVQGQHLLEEFFPGLSDELTESGAPRFTWCRDTCYFTPGGWIKRFDSKIQTNMIRRVELEHRIRQHVGTRPNVSFLTGRDVRGLVATDDKSRVTGIDVSVRGTQDVEQHSADLVVDCSGRGSKAPEWLTALGYDAPRETAVKSHVGYATRMYKKPADAPDWTVLFINARSAEGNPRGAAIFDVGHGEWMVSLGGLNKEYPPTDEEGFMAFARKLPSPTIAEAIARAEPTSGIVGYRIEGSRLRHYDQLARRPEGFVAMGDAVCSFNPIYGQGITVAALEARELDAVLRKHGTADLTGFAGVFQKQIAKTLANAWVLATGEDLRFPGTEGDRPGFAARLIQRYVDQYARVSFNDELLTLTFIKVLNLAAPPTTLFAPHVFARVVALTFRQWRGMPISGQDGTLIPAVQG
- a CDS encoding shikimate dehydrogenase is translated as MEDTFAFIIHPIQIKRDVERKYPLLGKILTERQINFFSRFFPPVYLSEMRGIVSADTGKAVRGWLIAAPYTPPTMLALPVEAVYKKIVACGHMAESLGAKLLGLGAFTSVVGDAGRTIADRLEIPVTTGDSYTIAVAVEALNDAGRVMGHDIAHSTVAVVGATGAIGKTCAEIIARTAGELILVGRREDALRAVAERCVGPGAVRVSTDMHAIYPADLILTVTSAVHAVIEPQHLKPGAVVCDVARPRDVSKQVAAVRDDVLVIEGGMIDVPGPVDFGFDFGFPPGKAYACMAETIALALEGRFEDYTIGKDISAEQADEIAAIAKRHGFKLAGFRSFERAVSDESIAEVRSRAEVNRRSWSPA